The genomic stretch GTATTGGTGCATGCCATCTAATCCGTTTCAGGATTTAATCTACTTTGCAATTGCAGAACGACTGCCCCGGCATCCGATTCGTCAAAGTCTGGCATGTCAACTGGGGCAACCGTTGGCATTGCCTTCGGAACGTTAATCGCCGTTATCTTTCTTGTTGGCCTCCTCGGATTTCTTCTGAAACGCAGGCGGAACAACGCGAAGACCATTGAGAAATCGATGATAGCTGTATCTCCAGTCTTACCAATGCAAAGGGATCCAAGAGCAATGGAGGCAGGTATGATGAAGTCGCTTGAAAATCCGGTGTTTCCTCTCCCTCCGCCTCGGGCGTCGTTGCGTCATTCGATTGCGCCGAGCTATTATAGTGATCCTCAATTCAGCGGTCACTCAAGGGATGCGAGTATGAGGTCCGACAAATCCACGACGCCGTTAGTTCCGCCCATTCCTACGATTGTGGTGAGCGAACCACAACAACAGTCACGTTTCGCTTCCAGGAAACCTCCTCCCACTAATTCGGGTCTGGTGAGTATTTTCGAATTATTTGTCGCCCTTTCGAGATTTGAACGCAAAGCCACACGCTTAGAACGTCAACGGTAGTCCGGCTAGGCCGAACAAGCGACCACCTACATTGGACTTTGTGATCATGGAGAACTGAGAGAGATGACTTTCGGTTATGTAGTACTTTGTTCAATACAAAACATGTTGAAATCAATAAACGTGATTGTAGAGATCGCGGGGCTCCCAAGAGGGATGATGTGGAGCGTCTGGGATCACATCAGTATCGCTGTGtcgtggtggtggaagacaaCCATCTGAAGGGAATGTCAAAGGAATGATTGTCTGGTTATGGTAGGGAGATGAGTTGCAATGGAGACGATCATTGTCAGAATTCAAAGTCCGCTTGGAGGGCCAGAGAATAGTTATTACTGGTGCAGTGGCAGAAGCCGGCCTTTTTCATCCTTTCGTTCTTCTCCGTTCTGGGCTTGTCcttgtcttcttctttctctgtcTTTTCTTTCAGCGAGCTGTGCTCGTTTTCTCTTCATTTTCTCTTGCTCAAACACTAGCTTCTGGAAGTCTACTATCTGTCCCGAGTTCAGCATCCACTATCTTTAACAGCAAGTAAGCAAAATGGGCAACCTCATCTGGCACGAATACTCCCGCCTGGTGGCCGTTACCTCCAGCGTTTGTGAGTAAATCCGCATTCCCTTTATCCCCTGCCTCTAAGGTGTTCTCTAGATGCCGTATGGAGTGGATTCTTTGGTCTATTCTACCGTAAATTCTTCTGGGACTTTGTTGGCGGAACCTTGCGTGATCCTGGAGGTCTTCAGTGAGTGGCACAACTTCAATGGTAATCCGACCACATAGCTTAATGGCATTGCAGAGCCCCACCTAGTGCGGCGTTGTTCATCACCCTGATCATCAAAGTTCCTGTCATTCCGATCTTTGCGATGTTGTTGGGCATAATCATTCTTTGCATCGAATTGCCTCTCCCTGCGATAAAGTCGATGTCGCTCTATCGCAGTCTTGCGATCCGGCCTGTGTTGCTCTTATTCCAGTTTTTCTTATGTATACTCTATTATCAGGTATGCCATTCCATCTATTGTTCATCTCATTGTTGACAAAAATATCCCTAGGGCACCAACGCGGCCATATGGTCTTTAATAGCGGCCGGATGTTATACGAGAGCAATTATGTTGGGTGAAACGATGAAAGAAGCCAAAGAGAATCGCGGTAGAGGGGGCCAAGCTTAATGCTGAGGTGTTGGATTCATTTTAGGACGACGAGAATCTCTCGAGATAGAAGTGTGGGGAGAAAAAGAGTTTCCTATTTCTTTGGGCGGGCCCATTTTCTTTTATATGTTACCTACGGGCAATCTAACCACCGCTAACTCTGATTTTTCTGCGTTCTCATTACTGCGTGCACATTAGCTGTTAGTCTATCACTTATACCCGTTGTTGTACATATGTGTAGGATCACGAAACGGCATTGAAATAAATGGACTAGCCCTAGAGCGAAGGATATTTCTCCGTGTGTACGATAACTTGCCCCGTTGCTCAATGTAACAATTGCATTTGTCTAGAGCAACGGGACTGGAAAACCCTCGTACGGACGTGCTGGGTCGCGAACTGGTCGGGACCCGAGTGTATCTTTCGTAGTTGTGGGAGAGAGATACCGTCCCGACTCGGGCTTGGCGCTATATTTTGTTACATCCCACAGCCTCGTACTAATCTAATCACACCATCACCAGCAACTTTACTTACGACATTATAACAACTGACGTCGACCATGCAGCATTATGATATACTGTCCAAATTACAGTCAAGCTTCGACAACGCGCTCAAGACGGGTGACCTCCTGTTCTTTCCATCGACTGTAGAAAGGCATACCGAGGCGGATGTCGAGGTGATTGTGGTCTTCTTCGACTCTCAAGCGGACTTGTCGTGGCTTAGGAATCGTTAATCGTTGATTGTTATCGCAGTATCAAATCCGACTTTGCCCTGCGTTGCAGAACAAGCCTGCGCTCCCGACCCCCCACTTTGACCAGAAAGAGAAAGTCAAGTTTGATCCATTTGCACCGCCGTACAATGCGAATCTGCTTGTTGGCGAGCTGACGGATGAAGAGTCGAAAGAAGAGTTCATTATCCTTGTAATCcgttttttttggttgttcCCTCTATTCATTGAATCCATGTACTCACCATGTTCGTTTTTAGTTGAACAAATATGCTGTCATCCCCCGCCACTTTTTGCTAGTGACCAAAGGTCCAGTTTTTTGTCAATTAACAAAATATCTCTCCTTGCTGACCTGACGGGTCATAATACAGAATTCAAATCTCAGTCGTCTCCACTGATGCCTCCCGAGCTCGTCCAATCGTACCTGCTTCTCGTCGCCGCCCAGAAGCAAGGGCACAAATTCTTTGGATTCTACAATTGCAAGTCTCCGATCGGCGAATGCTTGACGCTCCTTCCACTCAGATATCTATCCATTCAGGTGGCGATAACAGCGGAGCCAGTCAGTCGCATAAACACATCCAATTCGTACCCTTAGACAGCGGCGAAGACGGACCCCCAATCGAACTACTCGCAAGACGCACCCGGCTTGAGCATCAAGGTATCTAAAACTTCTTTCtccaacaaaacaaaaaacgcGCATATTATTCCGGCTGTGAATTTTCTAGACAGGCCGTTTTCGCTCACGCAACTGCCGTATGCAAGCCACACGTACCGGTTCCCAAGCCACCTACCTACATACGCGCCCGAGCACCTCGAATCGCTCCTCGCAGACGCCTTCCTGCAGCTTCTCGACCTCACCATCTCGACCATCCGACACGACCCAGACTATCCCACCGGCAGCCCGTCCTACAACGTCATCCTCACTCTAGAGCACCTCCACCTCATCCCCCGCAAGCTGGAAAACTACGTCCTGGCAGAATCGGGCGACAAGCTGAGCGTCAATGCGCTTGGGTACGCTGGGATGCTGCTTGTGAAGAGCGCGGAGGAGTTTGAGGTTGTCAAGCGCGAAACGGTCGGCAAGATTTTGCGGGGCGTGGGCCTTGCGAGTGTGCATGAGCTCCAGGTGGAGGGTACAGCACAGGAAGCGCCGCTTGCTGGATTGTAGGCTTACCAGTGACCTTTCGTTTTATCTTATCTGCTTTCGGAATGGGCGCTTTAGCTCAGGAGATAGGTTCATATACACACGGGAACCGTAGATTTTGATATCCTGAATGTCATAGATTATCACCGTGAATAGAAAGGATTGTGCAGTACATTACCCGATTGTGGACGGATTCAAGAGGTTAGATGGAGAGATGTTGTTTGCTCAAGACTATGACGTTTTTGTCAGGTACCCCATACATGAAAAGCGCTCGAACGTTCCTTCAGACAAGGGAAAAAAGGGAGCAtctttcattcattcataaAAATGTGTTAGGCATGGGGATAGAATATAAGCAATACAGTGAATCTTTCATTATTTATACAATCTATCAGGCAAAGGGATAGAATCCGACCATCCTTGTTAGTGGATGGTGTTTGAAAAGAAACTCGAAAATTTCGTCAAGGAACCATTAATCGTACATATCGATACCCATCTCCATCTATGCGGTATGCGATCGCGTGCGTGTCGTGTTATAGGTACAGTGTGTGCGTGTTCATGCAGTTGATTTTAGGGGAGGTGTTACAGTCGAGCAGCCTTTGTAGAGGTTGAATTCGGATTTGAGGATAGAGAAGAcgtggaagtggaagaaaGGGATGTGGGCGAGATGAGCGCGACGACGACTGAAATGTCGTCGCTCTTCCCACCCCTAAACGACCGCCCCGCAAGTCGCGCGCGCCGTGCGAACGGgacttcatcctcctcctcttcctccgacGCTTCATCCGACTCCTGCTCACGCACCGCTCGGGTTCGTGCGCCCGCCTTCGCCGCATCAATCTCACACTCCCTCTCCTCAGGTATCACATCAACACCAAACCGCCCTCccctctccttcatcttAATTTTATTACTCCGTTTCGACATGACATGA from Psilocybe cubensis strain MGC-MH-2018 chromosome 2, whole genome shotgun sequence encodes the following:
- a CDS encoding Diadenosine 5',5'''-P1,P4-tetraphosphate phosphorylase 2 produces the protein MGNLIWHEYSRLVAVTSSVYAVWSGFFGLFYRKFFWDFVGGTLRDPGGLQAPPSAALFITLIIKVPVIPIFAMLLGIIILCIELPLPAIKSMSLYRSLAIRPVLLLFQFFLCILYYQGTNAAIWSLIAAGCYTRAIMLGETMKEAKENRGRRESLEIEHYDILSKLQSSFDNALKTGDLLFFPSTVERHTEADVEYQIRLCPALQNKPALPTPHFDQKEKVKFDPFAPPYNANLLVGELTDEESKEEFIILLNKYAVIPRHFLLVTKEFKSQSSPLMPPELVQSYLLLVAAQKQGHKFFGFYNCKSPIGECLTLLPLRYLSIQVAITAEPVNSGEDGPPIELLARRTRLEHQDRPFSLTQLPYASHTYRFPSHLPTYAPEHLESLLADAFLQLLDLTISTIRHDPDYPTGSPSYNVILTLEHLHLIPRKLENYVLAESGDKLSVNALGYAGMLLVKSAEEFEVVKRETVGKILRGVGLASVHELQVEGTAQEAPLAGL